A genomic stretch from Pontivivens ytuae includes:
- a CDS encoding helix-turn-helix domain-containing protein has product MQDESSSPTQDYYHEDTATFGDRMAAAREALGLDRNALARRLGVRPATIENWEDDRAEPRANRAQMLAGVLGVSLTWLLSGQGDGIVSDEGEGGAEVAPLLAELRSLRAEQLRISERMALIEKRLRRALV; this is encoded by the coding sequence ATGCAGGACGAGAGCAGCAGCCCGACACAGGACTACTATCACGAAGATACCGCGACCTTCGGCGACCGGATGGCCGCGGCGCGGGAGGCGCTGGGGCTCGATCGCAACGCATTGGCACGGCGCCTCGGCGTGCGGCCCGCGACCATCGAGAACTGGGAGGATGACCGCGCGGAGCCGCGCGCGAACCGGGCGCAGATGCTCGCGGGCGTGCTCGGCGTCTCGCTCACCTGGCTGCTGAGCGGGCAGGGCGACGGCATCGTCAGCGACGAGGGCGAAGGCGGGGCGGAGGTCGCGCCACTGCTCGCCGAGTTGCGCAGCCTGCGCGCCGAACAGCTCCGCATTTCCGAGCGCATGGCCCTGATCGAAAAGCGGTTACGGCGCGCGCTCGTCTGA
- a CDS encoding pyridoxal phosphate-dependent aminotransferase, producing MPFLADSLARVKPSPTIAVTTRAAELKAEGRDIIGLGAGEPDFDTPDNIKDAAKAAMDAGKTKYTAPDGIPELKEAIVAKFKRENGLDYTTAQVSVASGGKQILYNALVATLNPGDEVIIPAPYWVSYPDMVLLGGGEPVVIEASIDTAYKITPEQLEAAITPRTKWFIFNSPSNPTGAGYSRDELKALTDVLMKHPHVWVMTDDMYEHITFDGFEFATPAEVEPALYDRTLTCNGVSKAYSMTGWRIGYAAGPEELIKAMRKVQSQSTSNPCSISQWAAVEALNGPQDYITESRVAFQRRRDLVVRLLNACEGITCPVPEGAFYVYPSIAGCIGKRTPSGKLLETDEDFASELLDAEGVAVVFGGAFGLSPAFRVSYATSDDVLTEACTRIARFCASLA from the coding sequence ATGCCTTTCCTCGCCGACAGCCTCGCCCGCGTGAAGCCCTCGCCCACCATCGCCGTGACCACCCGCGCAGCGGAGCTGAAGGCCGAGGGCCGCGACATCATCGGGCTCGGTGCGGGCGAGCCCGACTTCGACACGCCCGACAACATCAAGGACGCGGCGAAGGCGGCGATGGACGCAGGCAAGACCAAGTACACCGCGCCCGACGGCATCCCCGAGCTCAAAGAGGCCATCGTCGCGAAGTTCAAGCGCGAGAACGGGCTCGACTACACCACCGCGCAGGTCAGCGTCGCCTCGGGCGGCAAGCAGATCCTCTACAACGCGCTGGTCGCCACCCTGAACCCGGGCGACGAGGTCATCATCCCCGCCCCCTACTGGGTGAGCTATCCCGACATGGTGCTGCTGGGCGGCGGCGAGCCGGTGGTCATCGAGGCCTCGATCGATACCGCCTACAAGATCACGCCGGAGCAGTTGGAGGCGGCCATCACGCCGCGCACCAAGTGGTTCATCTTCAACTCGCCCTCGAACCCGACCGGCGCGGGCTATTCGCGCGACGAGTTGAAGGCGCTGACGGACGTGCTGATGAAGCACCCGCATGTCTGGGTGATGACCGACGACATGTACGAGCACATCACCTTCGACGGCTTCGAATTCGCCACACCGGCTGAGGTCGAGCCCGCGCTCTACGACCGCACACTCACCTGCAACGGCGTGTCCAAGGCGTACTCCATGACCGGCTGGCGCATCGGCTACGCCGCCGGGCCGGAGGAGCTGATCAAGGCCATGCGCAAGGTGCAGAGCCAGTCCACCTCCAACCCCTGCTCCATCTCGCAATGGGCCGCGGTCGAGGCACTGAACGGCCCGCAGGACTACATCACCGAGAGCCGCGTCGCCTTCCAGCGCCGCCGCGACCTGGTGGTGCGCCTGCTCAACGCGTGCGAAGGCATCACCTGCCCGGTGCCCGAGGGCGCGTTCTACGTCTACCCCTCCATCGCCGGATGCATCGGCAAGCGCACGCCCTCCGGCAAGCTGCTGGAAACCGACGAGGACTTCGCCAGCGAACTGCTCGATGCAGAGGGCGTCGCGGTGGTCTTCGGTGGCGCCTTCGGCCTCTCGCCTGCCTTCCGCGTCAGCTACGCCACCTCCGACGACGTGCTGACCGAGGCCTGCACCCGCATCGCCCGCTTCTGCGCGAGCCTCGCATGA
- a CDS encoding urease accessory protein UreF produces the protein MMRSVQLLHQWLSPGFPTGAFAWSHGLDRLIADGEIADGAALEAWLRGVLEYGAGWSDAVLLAQAHRHPARHAEIAELAAALSPTRERHAETTDQGASFARVAGGRPAAYPVAVGALAAREEIELTLTLTLYLQAFAANLVSAAVRAVPLGQAEGQRIVTALLPLCETLAARAAEADLEEAGSCAVRADMASLHHETQYSRMFRS, from the coding sequence ATGATGCGCTCCGTCCAACTGCTGCACCAATGGCTCTCGCCCGGCTTTCCGACGGGGGCCTTCGCCTGGTCCCACGGCCTCGACCGGCTGATCGCGGATGGGGAGATCGCGGACGGTGCTGCGCTGGAGGCATGGCTGCGCGGCGTCCTCGAATATGGGGCAGGGTGGTCGGACGCGGTCCTGCTGGCCCAGGCGCACCGCCACCCCGCGCGGCATGCCGAGATCGCGGAGCTCGCCGCCGCCCTGTCGCCTACCCGCGAGCGCCATGCGGAGACCACAGATCAGGGCGCGAGCTTCGCCCGTGTCGCCGGCGGCCGGCCCGCCGCCTATCCCGTGGCCGTTGGGGCTCTCGCGGCGCGGGAGGAGATCGAGCTCACGCTGACCCTCACGCTCTACCTCCAGGCCTTCGCCGCCAACCTCGTCAGCGCCGCCGTCCGCGCGGTGCCGCTGGGTCAGGCGGAGGGCCAGCGGATCGTCACGGCCCTCCTCCCGCTCTGCGAGACCCTTGCAGCGCGCGCGGCGGAGGCCGATCTGGAGGAGGCAGGCTCCTGTGCGGTCCGCGCCGACATGGCCTCCCTGCACCACGAAACCCAGTACTCGAGGATGTTCCGGTCATGA
- a CDS encoding urease accessory protein UreE, translating to MFGNTVRATHLTHSHDTPADTLTLPYDDRFRRRVAMSSDNGLSFLLDLPEAAELRHGDSLVLEDGRLIRIVAADEPIMEATPADPADLARVAWHVGNRHLTCRIGADRLILRADRVIAEMLEKLGCTVTFRDGPFQPEGGAYGQGRTHDHAH from the coding sequence GTGTTCGGAAATACTGTGCGCGCCACCCACCTCACCCATTCCCATGACACCCCCGCGGACACCCTGACGCTGCCCTATGACGACCGGTTCCGGCGGCGGGTGGCGATGTCCTCGGACAATGGCCTGTCCTTCCTGCTCGACCTGCCGGAGGCGGCGGAGCTGCGCCACGGGGACAGCCTCGTGCTGGAGGACGGGCGGCTGATCCGCATCGTCGCCGCAGACGAGCCGATCATGGAGGCGACCCCCGCCGACCCTGCCGATCTCGCCCGCGTCGCCTGGCACGTGGGCAACCGCCACCTGACCTGCCGCATCGGGGCCGATCGCCTGATCCTGCGCGCCGACCGGGTGATCGCCGAGATGCTCGAAAAGCTCGGCTGCACTGTCACCTTCCGCGACGGCCCGTTCCAGCCCGAGGGCGGGGCCTACGGGCAGGGCCGTACCCATGATCATGCGCACTAG
- the ureG gene encoding urease accessory protein UreG: MTSPNGPLRVGLGGPVGAGKTALTAQLCRALAPKYSVAAITNDIYTREDAEFLMRAQALPLERIMGVETGGCPHTAIREDCSINLNAVDAMVEKFPDLDVVLIESGGDNLSATFSPELADITLYVIDVCAGDKIPRKGGPGITRSDLLVINKIELAEAVGASLEVMDRDAKAQRGERPTVFANVKSGHGVPEIVAFIERAGGL; encoded by the coding sequence ATGACCTCCCCCAACGGACCCCTGCGCGTGGGCCTCGGCGGCCCGGTGGGCGCGGGCAAGACGGCGCTGACGGCGCAGCTCTGCCGGGCGCTGGCGCCGAAATATTCGGTCGCGGCCATTACAAATGACATCTACACGCGCGAGGATGCGGAGTTCCTGATGCGCGCCCAGGCGCTGCCGCTGGAGCGGATCATGGGGGTGGAGACGGGGGGCTGTCCGCACACCGCGATCCGGGAGGACTGCTCGATCAACCTCAACGCGGTAGACGCGATGGTAGAGAAGTTCCCGGATCTCGACGTCGTGCTGATCGAGAGCGGAGGCGACAACCTCTCGGCCACCTTCTCGCCGGAGCTGGCGGACATCACGCTCTACGTCATCGACGTCTGCGCCGGCGACAAGATCCCACGTAAGGGCGGTCCGGGGATCACGCGCTCGGACCTGCTCGTCATCAACAAGATCGAGCTGGCAGAGGCGGTGGGCGCGTCGCTGGAGGTGATGGACCGGGACGCGAAGGCGCAGCGGGGCGAACGGCCGACGGTCTTCGCCAATGTGAAATCCGGACACGGCGTGCCCGAGATCGTGGCGTTCATCGAGCGGGCCGGCGGGCTTTAG
- a CDS encoding DUF3995 domain-containing protein: MIAGLVALVLLAIAGLHAAWALRATWPAADETALARMVVGSSGIQRMPSVAACWAVVGALLIVALLTLAKGGWIADPAPGLTSLLLAGSAAIFGIRGIASWIPAWRALCPEEPFATLDRRYYGPLCLALGLGQLAVLI, from the coding sequence GTGATCGCCGGTCTCGTGGCCCTGGTCCTTCTCGCCATCGCGGGCCTGCACGCGGCCTGGGCCCTGCGGGCGACGTGGCCTGCCGCGGACGAGACCGCACTGGCGCGCATGGTTGTCGGCAGCTCCGGTATCCAAAGGATGCCATCGGTCGCGGCGTGCTGGGCCGTCGTAGGCGCGCTGCTGATCGTGGCGCTGCTGACGCTCGCGAAGGGCGGCTGGATCGCAGACCCGGCGCCGGGGCTCACCTCCCTGCTGCTCGCCGGATCCGCGGCCATCTTCGGGATCCGCGGCATCGCCTCATGGATCCCGGCATGGCGCGCGCTCTGCCCCGAGGAGCCCTTCGCCACCCTCGATCGCCGATACTACGGACCGCTCTGCCTGGCCCTCGGCCTCGGCCAACTCGCGGTTCTGATCTGA